DNA sequence from the Oscillospiraceae bacterium genome:
GCTGAACGTCACTGAGGCCAACGGCGGCACGGCGGCGCCGGCGCGCGACCTGACAGAGCTCACGCTGGCCGAGAACTTCGACGACTATCTGATCTACAACCCCGGCAGCGGTACATTGGGCGTGGTGGACACCGTCGAGTTCATCAGCTCCTCGGTCGACTACGACTCGAACACGGCCGTCCAGTTCCGCCGCGACGGCACTTGGCTCGCCTTCAAGGACGTCACATTTGCGAGCGTTCCCGCCGTGCTGACCGTGCGCGCGGGCGCCGAGAAATCCGGTGCGCTCACGGTGTACGCGGTCCCCGCCGGCACCGCGTTTGACACCGCCACCGCCGTCGCCGCGTTTGCGCTGACGGACACCCGACCGACCGGTTCCACATACGGCGAGGCGGGCATCGGCCCGGCGGGCGTCTACCCCGGCACCCCGGCGGGGCAAGAGACCCAGAGCCGCTACTTGCGTCCGGAACTGCGGACGGCGGCGGTCTCCGCCGCAAACCTCAGCGCCAACACCGCCTATGACATCTACGTCGTGGCGGAGAAGCGCGGCACTGCCCTCGAGTGGCTGAAGTTCGGCGCGGCAACCGACAACGACACGGCCGGCGTCGCGATCTCTCAGGTCTACTCGCAGGATTCCATCCGTGAGCAGGGCGGCGCCCTGGCGTTGCGGGCCGACCTCACGCCGGTCACGTCCACGCAGCCCGTGACTTGGACCGTCGCTTCGACGGGCGGTACGCCGACCGCTCTCGCGACGATCGACCCCGCCACCGGTGTGCTCACAGCCGCCGGCAACGGCACGGTACGTGTGACGGCTGTCTCCGGCACGCAGACGGCCGCCAAGGATATTTTCATCACGAATCAACTTGACGCCAACAAGGTGACATTTGACATCAACGCCAATCCTTTTGGACCGCCGGAGTTTGTCCCCATCACGCGGACGGTGGACTACATGCTGATCCGTTCGCCGAGCGTGATGAGTTTCGCCTGGGGGGACTTCGTCTTCAGCTTCTCCACCTATTGGGGCGCAAGCGACAGCATCTCCCGCTATCAGGGCACGCTCCAGCAGGTCATCATGTTCAAAGAGCTGTTCAACGAGACGGACGCTAAGTACGTGGCGACCGACTCCTACCTCACGCTGCCGGGCGACGCGGTAACCTGGTCGGTGGCGAACCGTGCCGGCACAGGCCCCACGCTCGCGGCGATCGACGCCGCGGGTCTGCTGACCGCCACAGGCGAGGGCGACGGTGACGTCGTGGTCCGAGCCGTGCTGAAGAGCAACCCGGACATCGTCTCCGAGCGCGTGATCCGGCTGCAAAACCAGAGCCCGAAGGACGCCTTTAAGATCATCGAGGCCGAGAATTGGGACACGGCGAGCGCCGGCAGCGACACCACGGGCAGCGCCTATGTGGCGGGCGGCAACGAAATAGGCGTCTACCAGACCTTCGCGGCGACGCGGCCCACGTATCCGCCCCCGGCGGATACGGATCCGACGCCCCCGGCCGTTCTTTCCTACAAGAACGTCGATTTCGGCGCCGGCGCCGGCATCTTCCAGCTGCGGCTGGCCGCCGTCGCGGCGGCCACCGTGGAACTGTGGATCGACGCGGCCGACACGGCCGGCGGCGGTACCCAAATTGGTACGCTGGCCGTCACGCCGACAGGCGGCGATAACTACGCGGACTACCAGAACCTCACCGCCTACGTTACTAAGACCACTGGCGTCAAAGATCTGTACCTGAAGGTCCTTCCCGCCACACCGACCGACACGGTGACGCTTCGGCTGAGCCGCTTCCAATTCGCCGCCGCGGACACGCAGACTGTATCTTTCGACGCACAGGGCGGCGAACTCCAGCCGGCGCCGCAGGTCTTTCCGCCGGCTGGCGGCTCTGCGACCGAGCCAACCGCACCCACCAGGGCCTACGCCACATTCAACGGCTGGTATACGGCGGCGACCAGCGGCACCCAATGGAATTTCGCCACTCCGATCACCAGCAGCCTTACCCTGTATGCGCAATGGACTGAGACACGATACACCGTGACTTTTGAGACAGACGGCGGCGACCAGATTCAAAGTCAACAAATCCTGCATGGCGCTCCTGTCGCCGATCCGGGCGTGCCTGCCCGACAGGGCTATACGTTCAGCGGTTGGTACACGACGGCGACCGGCGGCAGCAGGTGGGACTTTGACAATCCAATAACTTCAAATCTCGCACTGTACGCACATTGGACCGTGATTTCGTCCTCTACGTACGACCCAACCAAGCCACCAACGACTCCAAGTACGCCCCGCACGCCCGACGCTCCGGACGACACGTCCGACACACCCGATGCGCCCAGCGGACCGCTGGCCAGTTTCCCCGACGCGGGTCAAGTCTCCGGCTGGGCTACCGAATTTGTGGAACGGCTGGTGGAGGCGGAGATCATCTCCGGCCGCTCGAACGGCACCATTGACCCGAAGGGCAACGTGACGCGCGCCGAGCTCACCAAGATGATCGTGTTGGGCCTGGGACTTGAGGCCGGCGAAGCGCCCAAGTCCTTCGCGGACGTGACTGCGGGCGACTGGTTCAAGAGCGTCGTCGACACCGCCTCATCGCACG
Encoded proteins:
- a CDS encoding InlB B-repeat-containing protein, encoding ANEGLDYHHDFAAYPGYLPEGSRTIPAYAPAGRLSSTWYKSTEDMIGASEDHPPASYMYPDYDAADNDNLSNMNGTVNTGLLTYDIIKGERTYQYFKGTPLFAFGYGLTYTTFAYSDVTVSAVADGTFTVSGKVTNTGGVTSDEVVQVYSSFAGTPSRIQQPAKRLIAYDRLPAIEPDETRDFSFDVELEDKMGVWDVESGQFIVELGSYTIVAGSGSAVSAATGNNTTLNVTEANGGTAAPARDLTELTLAENFDDYLIYNPGSGTLGVVDTVEFISSSVDYDSNTAVQFRRDGTWLAFKDVTFASVPAVLTVRAGAEKSGALTVYAVPAGTAFDTATAVAAFALTDTRPTGSTYGEAGIGPAGVYPGTPAGQETQSRYLRPELRTAAVSAANLSANTAYDIYVVAEKRGTALEWLKFGAATDNDTAGVAISQVYSQDSIREQGGALALRADLTPVTSTQPVTWTVASTGGTPTALATIDPATGVLTAAGNGTVRVTAVSGTQTAAKDIFITNQLDANKVTFDINANPFGPPEFVPITRTVDYMLIRSPSVMSFAWGDFVFSFSTYWGASDSISRYQGTLQQVIMFKELFNETDAKYVATDSYLTLPGDAVTWSVANRAGTGPTLAAIDAAGLLTATGEGDGDVVVRAVLKSNPDIVSERVIRLQNQSPKDAFKIIEAENWDTASAGSDTTGSAYVAGGNEIGVYQTFAATRPTYPPPADTDPTPPAVLSYKNVDFGAGAGIFQLRLAAVAAATVELWIDAADTAGGGTQIGTLAVTPTGGDNYADYQNLTAYVTKTTGVKDLYLKVLPATPTDTVTLRLSRFQFAAADTQTVSFDAQGGELQPAPQVFPPAGGSATEPTAPTRAYATFNGWYTAATSGTQWNFATPITSSLTLYAQWTETRYTVTFETDGGDQIQSQQILHGAPVADPGVPARQGYTFSGWYTTATGGSRWDFDNPITSNLALYAHWTVISSSTYDPTKPPTTPSTPRTPDAPDDTSDTPDAPSGPLASFPDAGQVSGWATEFVERLVEAEIISGRSNGTIDPKGNVTRAELTKMIVLGLGLEAGEAPKSFADVTAGDWFKSVVDTASSHGIVLGVSETAFAPNRTITRQDLCTIVYRGLVALDVTLPELADGSAFPDEAQIASYALDAVKTLNQLNIVTGRSSGVFDPQAYATREETAKIICGVIDYIASASAPASTESDSTEPASTESDSTAEPTT